In Mugil cephalus isolate CIBA_MC_2020 chromosome 19, CIBA_Mcephalus_1.1, whole genome shotgun sequence, the genomic stretch tcctGCTGCTTTCTGGTTTGTTAACCAACAGACTGATGTCATATTTCACACCCGGGTGTAAAAATCCTTCCAGTCAAACAGACTGTGCAGACACCTCCAGCCCCCGTCAGGACCCCGCGAACAAATGGTCCCGTTGAATTATTAAACTCTGGCCTGTGTTCTGTTCTCGGTCCTGAAATATTAAGTTTCCTCCAGCAGCCATTACGcgccctccttttttttttttttctcctgactAACTAAAAGCTTCGCCCTGGTTCTCACCGTTTGTTcgttttttatttccccttcaAGTCCACACGGGGACGCTGCTGGCCAACGTGATCGGCTGCCTGTCCTGGTTCATCGTGGACGGGTCGCGCGGGGTCGACTTCGGCCTGTCCATCATCTGGTTCATCCTCTTCACGCCGTGTTCCTTCGTCTGTTGGTACAGGCCTCTTTACGGGGCGTTCAGGTAAAACACGACACACGGAAGAGAAGTCATTACACAGTGGacaacttcttcttttcagtgcaaaaaaacacaagtttatacaaaatagtgcaaagaaggtatCATTTACAGAGATTTACAAGCTTAACTTAAAATACTGACactaaaaaaatactgaaaatatccaaaaaaatctaaaatctatattgttttttttggtaaaagtGTGAACATGTATTGCACAAGGTGTTTAGAAAGGAGAGAATAGACACAATAGCAGCATCTATGTAGTTTGACGTCTGTTATTGCACAAAATAAACGTCACagtttcactgtttgtttttggttatttgCACATTGAGGATAGAAAATGGTATAAAAAATGGTTAATTGTTTTGCAGGAGAGGTGGAAACCAAGAAAGACTTGTCCCTATGTAAAGCAAAATGTATCtacaaataaagaataaaatgaaactacaaataacacaaaagggaaaaaatatagAGGCATAAAACCTttcctacaaatttaaattaaatgaatataaatcaaAGTGTATCGTGTGCAAAATCAGgaagaaaaagattaaaatagaaaatgaatgtgCAAAAATTCATCATATGTAGcaacattaaatgcaaaatgttaacaaatgctttaaaaagctgtaaatctttgtgtttgtccaacGTATTTTAAGCTGCGTTGCTTAAGAGAATATGGTAAATAAACGTTCACGTCCTCATATATTTTCTAtatgtttgtctttctgcagAAGCGACAGCTCGTTCCgattcttcgtcttcttcttcgtgtACATCTGTCAGTTCGGCATCTACGTCCTCCAGTGCATCGGCATCAGTGGTTGGGGCGCCAGGTAGGAGACAAACATGTCGGGGAACGCGTTATTTATTATATCAAGAATTAAGAAGAAAGGGTATCACACACGcttgcactgttagcttctcttctgctaacattgcagcctctgggatttcacctggggactgaacaggctctcggtcAATTGAGGGGATTGTGACGGAGTCAGGGTGTttatatgcagccttgtgattggctcagcagcgataggggcggggcctattgtgtacaggaggcttagattgacagttCTTGGCTAaagtggcgctctgtgtgaaacggtgcactgttgagacagttCCTGTATCACttccatttgtccctttactaaaatatgttagatttatgctaataaacatttaaacattcaaaTTTTGGGGAAAACCTATTGAAAACCTATGATATAGTGGGTATATAGATagtttttggaggaaaaatgccccaaacaaaaataaaaagacagcgtttgttatttttctgtgtggatTAATAAACATGTGAGTGAACTAACGACGCTCTCGTCCTCAGCGGGTGGATCTCGGCTTTGACCGGTCTGAACAGGAGCATCCCTGTGGGCATCATGATGATCCTCATCGCTGCTCTCTTCACCTCTCTGGCGGCCATGTCCCTCATCATGTTCAAAAAGGTGCAGTCCACATCAAGCCCCCAAAACCTTCAAAACCCAACACACTCATGTAGCTGCAGCTCGTTCTTCGGTCCTAACCCGACCTTCTTCGTCCCCTCAGGTCCACGCCATGTACCGCACCACGGACGCCAGCTTCGAGAAGGCCCAGCAGGAGTTCGCCACGGGCGTCATGACCAACAAGACGGTGCAGAcggccgccgccaccgccgccaccagGGCCGCACAGGAAAGCTTCAAGGAGCAGATCTGAGGCGTCTCCTCTCTCCGTCCGGCCGCTTCCCCCCCCCTTCGTCTGCATCCAGCTTCCACTTTACCCCCCGTTTGAACACACGGACGGACGGTCGGTCGGTTCTCCAGCCTTCTGACAATACTGAGATGATTCTGGCGGGAGCTCTTTAGTGGACCAGACGGGGAAACGTTCTTCTTTCTCTACCTGCCCCAGCAACGTTAACACTCTCTGGGACTCTCTCCTCCTACGCTGCACTCTTTACAACTCAACCAGCTGTTGTTCTACTTCGTTTTTCCGCctctgtgtgggtttgtgtgcatgtgtggccATGTacatgaatgtttgtgtgccttttttttttttttttaaatcctccgTCTGTCCTCTGCAGACAGATAATGTAGCTGAAGCTTCTTCCCTCTAAACTTCTCTTGGGCATTtctctccaaaaacaaaaaaaaaaaaatgtgcagcaacACTGTCTCCTCCTGTGAGTTCGAGCCTTCCTTTCATCACTACTTCcttccttttattattattagtagtattatatttatttttgaccatATGGAAATAATCCCAACAGTTAAAGCTCACGTAGCTTCATAGAGTTGACACTGCTGACCCCTGGTGGAGGGATGTTGTATCGCTGTCGATGAATGCCGTGCATTCCAGTTCGCTGCTTTgccttcttctgtttctgctttgcTTCCTGCAcagttggatttaaaaaaaaaaaagtgaagtctTAACCCCTTTTGAAAAGAGATGCTTCACACAAAATAGATACTTGTTCATGTATCAAAACGATTGGAGGTTGAATCGCTCCTAATAATTTCAATTCAGAATAACTAAATATTGAATCTACAAAGTATTTATTTGGTGAAACACCTCGACAGCTTTTGTGAATCTGTACAGATGTTCATGATACATCCTGCTGAGTTTGGGTAAAGCTGATATTTAATTCAGCTTTTACTCGTGATACCGTTAACGTAAACGATGAGGTTTGAACTAACGCAAGATTGTAGAAAATTAAATCAACCCCtggttttacaaaaacacacatatatatatatgcatgttgTGGTGAAATGTCTCAACAACTATTGGGCAGATTGCCATGAAATTTGGTGCAAACATTGATCAGGATTAAGTGTTATCGGTTTAACCTTTACATGTAGCACATTAACATGCTAGCATGCAAACGGGCCTGCTaatcattagcatgttagcactgTTATTAGAATTTAACTTagttgttaaaaataaataagtgcttTATCAATTGTTGAGATATTTTCTAATGAATCTCCTGTCGATTGACGAATCAATCAGCCTTTAGCCCCTGTTTTGCAGCATAGTGAGCAATGATTGaatttcagtgtaaaaaaaaaactcaaagcatCATCTCCTCCCTTCCAGCGTTtgctactaaaaaaaaaaaaaatctcctatAAATCATTTGCCTCGGCTGATCTACATATCCATCATGAGAAAAAGTTGCACTTTAAATGCGGTCGTCACGTTTCAGTCCTCTCGCCTTCATGCTCATATCTTTTCTACGTGCTCTCAGTTTTCACATGAAGCCTAAACCTgtcctcaaaaacaaaaacaacaaaaaaaaagaaagcgagaGAACCCCGACGCTAACCGTTCTCTGCACGTAGAGCTGCACGTTCATTCAGCTCTTCTGACTCCtctccagctctttctcttGGAGATTTACCTCAGCTTTTTACTCAGGATTACTCTTCACATGCATGACGAGGTTTGAACTAACATGAGATTGTGGGAAAATTCAACTGGgccctgatttaaaaaaaaagaaaaaaaaaaaagacaacctgCATTGTAAATCTGCATAAGTAGCGGCCAGTAAATGCAATCAGATCGGTTTAGATGATCAGACTTAACATCGTTTAAAGGTTTCCTTTGCATTTCTCCTGCTTTGAATGTGTCTTTTTCTACAGCGGCTTTCGTCTATTTGAATGTGTCCGATCACTCTGTCGGTCGAGTCTCGTGCTAAAGCCAGTTTGGGTGTAAGTGTTTGGGTGTAAATGGGGGGAAGTCTGGCTGTAGCTCTAGGATCCTTCTTTCactcttatttttttcacactggttttatttgaatgaGTGCATGTGTATATATCTAATGTACAAAGCAACATGAGATTACTCCTGGAGAACGGTTTCGGggctttcctttttattttatttttattttatttttttttttgctgttttgtttcaaaataaaagcacgagAACGGCGTTAGACTGCAATGCAATGTGAATGGTGTGGCGTACAGTTGGAGCTGCGCTTTGTAATCAACACGTGGTAGAAACGCACTGAAAATAAAGTTCAGACGCATCTCTGGtaacatcattttgttttaaaaaacgaaaaaaaaaaagatcattgaGACAAATAAACGAAGGgatgtttgtatattttgtacgaTTTGCAGATGGGTGGCTGTTTGCTCTGGTGTAATTTTAAGATGCACTCTGTCGCATGATGAATAGTTTTgagttttgtatatttattgtattaacactgaataaaattatTCTGTATGTGCTTCATGACTTTTGTGCTGAGTCCGCTTGCTGTACCAGCTACGACCAGAAGGGGTCAGTATTTATCTACAGCAGCTGAATCGCCACACAGGACGTAGTTCAGCtcttctttataaaaaaaaaaaaaaaaaaaaagagaatcacTGGAAGACTATTGTAGGAGAGTTTTCTtgattaaaaacaggaagtgacagaaaCACATGGAAGGTTTAGTGTCTGTTGATGTGGCAGGAACCGCTCCATCACATTTAAAAGCTGTTAGGAAACGCTTCCTGTATCTGAAAGTACAACTACAagaaaaggcagctggacttgtttgagtttctaTAAAGTGTCTTCTTTAGTTTTAAATGACAGGCAGGGAGCTGACATGACCAGGATTCGTTAACAAACCCCATACTCTCCCGTAACTAGAGGTTCAGATGAATCTGTGTGACCCGCTGAAGACCAGAAACTTTCCAGTTTGTGGGAATcacctttgttttagttttgtttcacATGTAGGAcaatacactgatcaagcataacattatgaccacggacagaagcgtgaataacatttaaactatCTGttggaaagttttggacctggtgttcattcatgtacatgttacttagacatgtagcacccacctagaccagatcagatctggatttcaaattcactagaatccaaactgatcaagtatccgtggcaccctcccctcaacccatagggccCAAAGGCTCCCAATTCAGTCCTTACACTTGGTACAGACAATAGTATAACATCTTGCCATCTCTGGAAGCTACAGCTACCACCAGCTTTATGAGCAGTCAAAGAGCAAATATAAGAAGGGAACTTGTCTAGCGTGGCTTTATAGATGAACAGGTATCAATGACTGAGCCTTTGCACAGTCAGTGAGGACCAGCCAATCATGGGAATGCATTTGTGACAAATCTTAGAGCACTGTGATACACGGTGTCCATTATCTTCAAAACAAATAATGGGCTGGAGcgtttatatataaaatatcccaataaaaggttaaaaggttgCAGAAATTAATTTCTGTTTGGCCTCAaagctcaataaaaaaaaggcaggcaGTCGTCTATCCACATGCCTAAATATTTATAGCAGGGAACAATCTCTAGTTTCCTTCCTTGAGTTGTTAGAATAATATCTAAGGTGTTGTCAGGTTTTGACCTATTAGAAAACAACATTAGCTTCGTTTTGTCAGGATTTAAAAGCAGTTTTAGGTGAAAAAAGCTGAGTCTGGATGGTGTTAAAAACAATCTGCAATGTGGTAAAGGGGGAGCAGCACAGTACACCAcagtatcatctgcataaaaatgaaaattagctCCCAAATTATTAATGTAAATTGAGAATAACAACGGATCTAACACAGAACCCTGGGGTACACCTTTACGAATGTTTAACCATTCAGAGTCCATCATATTCAACACACTGCGACTTCAAACGCAAAGCCTGATCAGAAATAGTAATATTAGATTATCTTTGTCGCCAAATGAGATGGTCAACGGTGTCGAAGGcatcctgtagccagacacACTCAGAAGCTggatgtccattctttgatgactcacaactgttttggaggcacgaggtaCACAGCATtaaggaggtggtcataatgatatgcctgatcggcCTATCTCTCTCTACTGCCTTTATTATAGGAGTAATATTGGACACTCgtttacattttcttcatccCAAATAAGTTATGTATTGTATAAACTAGAGCTCCATTCAACCGTCTCTTGTTGCGCTGCTATTTGAAGCAGAGCTAATGGACCTGTTGAAGAAGTTGTATTTAATAAACACACTCTAGGACAAGTGTTAATGCTCTGCACGACGAAGCTGTGTGAAAGAAAGCACAGCGGCACCCTCACAATAGAGGAAACTGGTAGCAGAGCAGATTCATGGCCAACAGGAAGGGGCACAGAGGAGGAATAACAATCTCTCAGACTCAAGGGCTTCTCTACTTTAAtgcatttcagatttttttttttttttgagggggggggggcagtggcCTTCAGCGTCCTGTTAGCTGTCTGTCACATGTTCGTCATCTGGATGTCAGCTGCTCTCAGCCAAATTGACACTGGATGAGTTCAGTTTACACACTACAAAGTGTTTGATGCAAATTATTTCTGTAAACTCGTATGGGGGAATCTGTTCCACAGGcaaacttgtaaaaaaaatgcacatctcAGTGTGGATaaatccaaaaagcattttaaaaaaaaaacaaatgtttgcaaaaacaacaaacaaaaccaagtAAAAGCAAGTTAGCAAGCAAATAGCATGTGGTTTGATGCTTTTACATACACTAATCAAACTACTGACTCACTATTTAGCAGCTATATATAGCTAACTAGCATTTAGCATCGAAGAATAAACACCAAAAACGAAGCTACAAAAGTAGCTAGTTACTCCAAGCTAACCCTAGTTAGCTTAAAAAATAGGTTAACTGATCTTGCTAATTCCACTTTAAATAGAGCAAACTGCTAACTGGCAGAGTCAGTATAACTATAGTGTTTCACCAAACATCTGCAGTGATTTACctccaaaacattcatttaatcaCAGCATTTAACCAAAAGGAAATTAGCAAAAAATATGTTGTACTTGAGGGTAGCAGCTAACCAATAGACATTTTGGTCAACTTGTAGCTATTTTTAGCTAAGGTATTAACTCATAACACAAAGGGAGGCAGAACAGGGAAACAAAATTACTACAGGGCTATACAAATACTTAACTCCAAAAACAGGCAAGAACTAAAACCAAGACGATAACTCAGGGACACGATAAAGTGCGAGTGTAGGACAAAtaagagaaacacaagaaaaatcgGAAAACATTCAGAACTCAAAACTATGACACACATGTCTAGTTTTTGTTCGTAGGGAATATTTCAATGGTCTACTGCTACATAGCTAACTAGCAATTAGCATACAAAAACCTGAGCTAAACCAGTCTAAACAGATAAACACTTATGAAGAGTGTTATATTCCCGAAACATACATGAAAGCAATTAATagtttacataaatatttttactCTGATCTGAATAAGGAGTATTACATCACTAATAGTTTGTGTATTATCTGTGATAATACTGATATTGTTAACAGCTAATTCAAAGTGGACAGGAGTCTGACATTCCTTGGACTGTGGACACACATCTGGAAGTCCttttcgtttgtttgtgtttttgttgttgtcagcaAACTGGGAAGGGTTAGAGTCCTCTGTTTTAGCTCTGGTTTTGGTCTCTACCAGCTGTTTTTCGGATCTTAAATGCTGGCTAACTAGCTAGCTTTTAAACCAATGTGGTGTTTTTGCTAATGAAGTGGTTCTCAGTGGGTTTATCAAAGCTTTCTTTCTTGTTGTAAACTTCTCCTTTTGTCTGGAAATGGTGTATAAACaccaaaaacagcaacactctGGTTGGTAAATCCAAAACAAGTTGCTGAAAGTCGCTAAACTGCTTCATAAAGCTGAGGGAAGGAGCAGGCTTCAGCGACGCACATAGTGATTTCATCCATTATTGGGCTCAGTCTCCTTTCTTCCTGGTCCCTTCTGACgcaagacaaataaaaaaaaataaataaataaataaaatggcctGAAATCTGGCCTGAATTTCTGCTGCGCTCTTCAGATTGCACAGTTTGTCATGTGCCTAATCTGGAAGCCATCAAGCGCTGTGTTTGGTTTGAGCTCAGTTTGAGGTGGAGGAAGGGAGCCACAGGGTTGTGCCAGAGGCTTCTCTGCCGTCCACATGGAAGGAGGAACATATGCAGAGGGACTTTTACGTGATCGCAAAATCACTTTCACTCAGGTGGTGTGAAAGTATTGACATTTAGTAGCTGGGACGGGGGTGGAAAGAGACGCAGACAGAGGCTAAAGGTGGGAAATGTGTGGCTGTCAAATACCCAGAGCCTTTActtagtaaaagaaaaatgtagaaatatgaCATTATAAgtgtaaataaaacttaaaacgcattttaaaaaacaaatgtttgcaaaaaacaaaaacagtattCCCGGGGATAAAGGCAAGTTGGCTAGCAAATAGCACGTGCTTTAATGCTTTTACACACTAACTCACTATTTAGCAGCTATATATAGCAAATTAGCAGTTAGCATTCATTTAGACACCTAAAACTGAGCAAAAAACTAGCTAGCTATACTGAGCTAACCCTAGAGTCAGCTTAAAATTGGGGTTAACCGGGTTTGTTAATGtcactttaaatttatttagaGGAAATTGCTAACTAGCACAGTAACTAGCATAGCGTAGATAAAACctaaaaggcaaaaacaaatgtttgcacaaaaaaaaaaaatctgtattccCAAAGGTAATGTTAGCTAGCAAATAGCACATGGTTTGATGTTTTTACATACTGACTCACTATTTAGCAGCTATATAGctaattagcatttagcatccaaaaataaacaccaaaaaCTGAGCTGAACAACTAGCTATACTGAGCTAACCCTGGAGTCAGCTTAAAAAGGAACAAACCAAGTTTGCTAATGTCACTTTAAATTTATTCAGAGGAAATTGCTAACTAGCACAGTAACTAGCATAGCGATTTAAAACCTAAGCAGCTGTGAAGAAGTACTCGGAGCCTTTACTTA encodes the following:
- the LOC124996817 gene encoding secretory carrier-associated membrane protein 1-like isoform X1, which gives rise to MSEFDSNPFADPDFSNPFQDPSVTQVRQTVAPGLEEYNPFTDGKQTPAAMAPKAAGPTVGTQPAIMKPTEEPPSYSQLQAQEQSRAAAELLKRQEELERKAAELDRREREMQSISASGGRKNNWPPLPEKFPVGPCFYHDITVDIPVEFQKTVKIMYYLWMFHTGTLLANVIGCLSWFIVDGSRGVDFGLSIIWFILFTPCSFVCWYRPLYGAFRSDSSFRFFVFFFVYICQFGIYVLQCIGISGWGASGWISALTGLNRSIPVGIMMILIAALFTSLAAMSLIMFKKVHAMYRTTDASFEKAQQEFATGVMTNKTVQTAAATAATRAAQESFKEQI
- the LOC124996817 gene encoding secretory carrier-associated membrane protein 1-like isoform X2 yields the protein MDPSVTQVRQTVAPGLEEYNPFTDGKQTPAAMAPKAAGPTVGTQPAIMKPTEEPPSYSQLQAQEQSRAAAELLKRQEELERKAAELDRREREMQSISASGGRKNNWPPLPEKFPVGPCFYHDITVDIPVEFQKTVKIMYYLWMFHTGTLLANVIGCLSWFIVDGSRGVDFGLSIIWFILFTPCSFVCWYRPLYGAFRSDSSFRFFVFFFVYICQFGIYVLQCIGISGWGASGWISALTGLNRSIPVGIMMILIAALFTSLAAMSLIMFKKVHAMYRTTDASFEKAQQEFATGVMTNKTVQTAAATAATRAAQESFKEQI